The Streptococcus sp. oral taxon 431 nucleotide sequence CCGTTTTTACCAGATTCTGTATCTACAAAAACAGCAGTATTTGCAGTTTTCAAAGAAGAACTGGCTGATCAGTGGGTTTGGCTACAAGGAGCCCTTAAAGAACCGACAGCAAGCATTGATACAGATAAAAAACATAGTTATAATGCCTTTGCGCTGCTGACCATATTTTCTGCTCTTAGTTTCTTCTGTGCGATTTATCATATCAAGCATGACTACTACGGCCATATGGCGGCTATCAACTCTCATGCCATCGAGCAGTTCCCTTCACTGAATCTCTTTTCTATCTTCTCCATCTTGGTAGCTACAAGCTTATTCTTCTTTTCTATCCTTATGGGTGGATTCGTGGTTAAACGTTTTGTCAATCAGGACAATGACTGGACACTAGAAAAAGCCTTGCAAGAGTACAGCAGACTCTTCGCCCTTCCACTCCTGCTCACGGGTATTGCGAGTTTCTTTGCCTTCTTTAATAGTCTACGCTTTGCGGCTCTTCTCTGCCTCATTAGCATTGGTCTGGTACTTCTTGCCAACCTCTATACCATCTCAAGACCAAGTAAAGATAGCCAAACTGACTCCTTCTATCGCCTTCTCTTAGCATTTCTAGTTAACGGTGGTATCCTATTTCTCTTCTTCCTAGCGGAAATGACTCTGGTTTTTGAATATTTACGAATCCTAGCTTTTATGTAAGATAAAGGTAGCGAGATAGAAAGATATTAGCTTTAGAGGATCATTACTA carries:
- a CDS encoding DUF6574 domain-containing protein; amino-acid sequence: MTQEWFESADFEKTANNDKKDSPSDSVLLEEDAETREEAPVVEENPQANPEDKETSEETVETEELAEKLEKIDESEEPVKEVSQKSQSLTSKSLESPFLPDSVSTKTAVFAVFKEELADQWVWLQGALKEPTASIDTDKKHSYNAFALLTIFSALSFFCAIYHIKHDYYGHMAAINSHAIEQFPSLNLFSIFSILVATSLFFFSILMGGFVVKRFVNQDNDWTLEKALQEYSRLFALPLLLTGIASFFAFFNSLRFAALLCLISIGLVLLANLYTISRPSKDSQTDSFYRLLLAFLVNGGILFLFFLAEMTLVFEYLRILAFM